The Actinomycetota bacterium genome window below encodes:
- a CDS encoding PQQ-dependent sugar dehydrogenase — protein MPPLQGVGFEAVATGLVDPLFATASPGDPRLFVVEQAGRVWMLDGDEKTLFLDIRDVVDRKGNERGLLGMAFHPNYPDDPRVFVDYTGSGGKTVVASYRLAGEVLDPASAAVLLEIPQPASNHNGGMVAFGPDGYLYVGLGDGGAAGDKFGNGQRPDTLLATLLRLDVTPEDRYVIPPDNPFVHGGGAPEVWAYGLRNPWRFSFDGGLLYIADVGQEKYEEVDVAPANAAGLNYGWPVVEGDHCYRPSKGCDTEGLTLPVLQYDHSQGCSITGGYVYRGIAIPELAGDYFYSDYCSGWIRSFRYEDGVATDERQWAESIGNVTSFGLDGDGELLVVTRDGTIFRMVPVR, from the coding sequence CTGCCACCGCTCCAAGGAGTCGGCTTCGAAGCCGTCGCGACGGGCCTGGTCGACCCCTTGTTCGCCACGGCGTCTCCCGGAGATCCACGTTTGTTCGTCGTCGAGCAGGCCGGTCGGGTCTGGATGCTCGACGGTGACGAGAAGACCCTGTTCCTGGACATCCGGGACGTCGTCGATCGGAAGGGCAACGAGCGGGGTCTGCTCGGCATGGCGTTCCACCCGAACTACCCGGACGATCCTCGTGTGTTCGTCGACTACACCGGTTCCGGCGGCAAGACGGTCGTGGCCTCGTATCGGCTCGCCGGAGAGGTTCTCGATCCTGCTTCCGCGGCGGTGCTGCTCGAGATCCCTCAGCCGGCGTCGAACCACAACGGTGGCATGGTGGCCTTCGGACCGGACGGATACCTGTACGTGGGGTTGGGCGATGGGGGAGCTGCGGGGGACAAGTTCGGCAACGGCCAGCGCCCCGACACGCTGCTGGCGACGCTGCTTCGGCTCGACGTGACTCCTGAGGACCGCTACGTCATCCCGCCCGACAACCCGTTCGTCCACGGTGGCGGTGCGCCGGAGGTGTGGGCGTACGGGCTCCGGAACCCGTGGCGATTCTCGTTCGACGGTGGGCTGCTCTACATCGCCGACGTCGGTCAGGAGAAGTACGAAGAGGTCGATGTGGCGCCGGCGAACGCGGCCGGGTTGAACTACGGATGGCCGGTCGTCGAAGGGGACCACTGTTACAGGCCGTCCAAGGGATGTGATACCGAAGGGCTGACGTTGCCGGTGCTCCAGTACGACCATTCGCAGGGCTGTTCGATCACCGGCGGGTATGTGTATCGGGGCATCGCGATCCCCGAACTCGCCGGCGACTACTTCTACTCGGATTACTGCTCGGGGTGGATCCGAAGCTTCCGGTACGAGGACGGGGTGGCGACCGACGAGCGGCAGTGGGCCGAGTCGATCGGGAACGTCACTTCGTTCGGCCTCGACGGGGACGGCGAACTGCTCGTCGTGACCCGCGACGGAACGATCTTCCGGATGGTGCCGGTGCGCTAG
- a CDS encoding cystathionine gamma-synthase family protein, producing MKWDDTIDGKHLHPESLMMSYGYKPEWSEGAIKSPIFQTSTFAFESAEEGKAFFEVATGKRPPEPGEKVGLIYSRLNNPDLEIAEDRLCLWDGSEDALLFKSGMAAIATTLFTYLRPGDLILHSEPLYGGTDHLVNSVLPEFGIGSIGFFPDETHEEIRRRVTESGNRLGMIFIETPANPTNALFDIQECATVANATSTPERPVPLVVDNTFLGPLFQRPLDHGADLVIYSATKYLGGHSDLIAGAVLGSKALIGPVRGMRTYLGTHSGPWNGWLLMRSLETLSLRMHREADTAREVADFLRSHPKVNYVNYLGYLEPGDPQHDIFVKQCLGAGAMISFEVQGGEQGAFRFLNALKLIHLAVSLGSNESLAEHPGAMTHAGVPDVDKKRYGITDGLVRVSVGVEHPDDLILDLSQALDTV from the coding sequence ATGAAGTGGGACGACACCATCGACGGAAAGCACCTCCACCCCGAGAGCCTCATGATGAGCTACGGCTACAAGCCGGAGTGGTCCGAAGGCGCAATCAAGAGCCCGATCTTCCAGACCTCGACGTTCGCATTCGAGAGCGCGGAGGAGGGAAAGGCGTTCTTCGAAGTCGCCACCGGCAAGCGCCCGCCGGAGCCGGGAGAGAAAGTCGGGCTGATCTACAGCCGCCTCAACAATCCGGACCTGGAGATCGCGGAGGACCGGCTCTGCCTGTGGGACGGCAGCGAAGACGCACTCCTGTTCAAGAGCGGCATGGCGGCCATCGCCACCACGCTGTTCACCTACCTTCGTCCGGGAGATCTCATCCTGCACAGCGAACCGCTGTATGGCGGCACCGACCACCTCGTGAACAGCGTGCTCCCCGAGTTCGGCATCGGATCGATCGGATTCTTCCCCGACGAGACCCACGAGGAGATCCGGCGCCGGGTGACCGAGTCCGGGAACCGCCTCGGCATGATCTTCATCGAGACCCCGGCGAATCCGACGAACGCGCTCTTCGACATCCAGGAGTGCGCAACGGTCGCCAACGCAACATCGACACCGGAACGCCCCGTGCCCCTCGTCGTCGACAACACGTTCCTCGGTCCGCTGTTCCAAAGGCCGCTCGATCACGGTGCAGATCTGGTGATCTACAGTGCGACCAAGTACCTGGGTGGTCATAGCGATCTGATCGCGGGAGCCGTGCTCGGCTCGAAAGCCCTCATCGGCCCCGTCCGGGGGATGCGCACGTACCTGGGAACACATTCCGGACCATGGAACGGCTGGTTGCTCATGCGCAGCCTGGAGACACTGTCGCTGCGCATGCACAGGGAGGCCGACACGGCGCGTGAGGTTGCCGACTTCCTCCGCTCGCATCCGAAGGTGAACTACGTCAACTATCTCGGGTACCTGGAGCCCGGGGATCCCCAGCACGACATCTTCGTCAAACAGTGTCTGGGCGCCGGTGCGATGATCTCCTTCGAGGTACAGGGCGGCGAGCAGGGAGCGTTCCGGTTCCTGAACGCTCTCAAGCTGATCCACCTCGCGGTCAGTCTGGGCAGCAACGAATCACTGGCGGAACATCCGGGTGCGATGACGCATGCCGGCGTGCCGGACGTGGACAAGAAACGGTACGGAATCACCGATGGGCTGGTTCGCGTCTCGGTGGGAGTCGAGCATCCCGATGATCTGATCCTCGACCTGTCGCAGGCGCTCGACACCGTCTGA
- a CDS encoding MFS transporter codes for MAALTPAYEGLPDKEYRRRIRAWTLYDWANSAFATTILAAVLPAYYSSVAGATLPSAAVATAYWTTTLSISLIIVAFLSPVLGTIADVMRGKKKFLSIFVGMGVVGTGLLVLVTTGDWVLASVFFILGRVGFAGANVFYDALLPHVARPEDQDVVSTRGYAIGYLGGGLLLAVNVVMIFVLGPGIGARLSFVSVAIWWAIFSIPLFRRVPEPPAASAPHERGTSIITASLKRLGTTFQHLRKYRHLFRFLIAFLIYNDGIGTIISVAVIYGTELGFKTTELVLAILLVQFVGIPFSLIFGRIPGRKDANRAIYLAFIVFNIVALPLVGAIGARVLPADTTGAPPAPYETVGTALGEGSYGIDAITFDGSWTEIPVETVADATHGLTRVAETAAPILLLIGLIALAAAWVLGIRRRRNPTSSLWTVLTPLLTGIAALLIAALAELLILTASNPIPYSAAADSSSTATFTFNGRRVEIIHSTGPDLGVWVVSMDGRPLIEDGEPVTIDATTPTTRYGAQVTIDAGTPGTHELTLQASGDGRLAIGEIKVLAPLRTSNLGVILGLILVVEILGLALSALFGKTLFSKLADAMTTKRAIILAIGAYAIIAVWGFFLDAIFEFWFLAWMVAVVQGGSQALSRSMYASMSPAYESGEFFGFFSVMSKFSSILGPVIFAGAVALTGSSRPAVLSLVVFFIVGIAILKTVDVDEGHRIAVEADAAIERGTADA; via the coding sequence ATGGCAGCGTTGACTCCCGCGTACGAAGGTCTCCCAGACAAGGAGTACCGGCGCAGGATCAGAGCCTGGACCCTCTACGACTGGGCAAACTCTGCGTTCGCCACGACGATTCTCGCCGCAGTGCTGCCCGCCTACTACAGCTCCGTCGCGGGAGCGACCCTCCCGAGCGCGGCAGTCGCCACCGCGTATTGGACGACGACCCTCAGCATCTCGCTGATCATCGTCGCCTTTCTGTCCCCCGTGCTCGGCACGATCGCCGATGTGATGCGGGGCAAGAAGAAGTTCCTTTCGATCTTCGTCGGCATGGGCGTCGTCGGCACGGGGCTTCTGGTCCTCGTCACCACCGGCGATTGGGTCCTCGCATCGGTGTTCTTCATCCTCGGACGGGTCGGATTCGCCGGCGCCAACGTCTTCTACGACGCCTTGCTGCCACATGTTGCCCGTCCCGAAGACCAGGACGTGGTCTCGACACGTGGCTATGCGATCGGCTACCTGGGAGGCGGACTGCTGCTCGCCGTGAACGTGGTCATGATCTTCGTGCTCGGCCCGGGAATCGGGGCCCGGCTTTCGTTCGTCTCCGTGGCGATCTGGTGGGCGATCTTCTCGATTCCGTTGTTCCGCCGCGTCCCCGAGCCGCCTGCGGCCTCTGCTCCGCACGAGCGGGGAACGAGCATCATCACGGCCAGCCTGAAACGCCTCGGTACGACATTCCAGCACCTTCGCAAGTACCGTCATCTCTTCCGATTCTTGATCGCGTTCCTCATCTACAACGACGGGATCGGAACGATCATCAGTGTCGCCGTGATCTACGGGACCGAGCTGGGATTCAAAACCACCGAGTTGGTCCTCGCCATCCTGCTCGTGCAATTCGTGGGTATCCCCTTCAGTTTGATCTTCGGCCGGATCCCCGGCCGCAAGGATGCCAACCGGGCCATCTACCTGGCCTTCATCGTGTTCAACATCGTGGCCCTTCCGCTCGTCGGTGCCATCGGCGCAAGAGTTCTCCCCGCCGACACGACCGGAGCCCCTCCCGCCCCCTACGAGACCGTCGGTACTGCACTGGGAGAGGGAAGCTACGGGATCGATGCGATCACCTTCGACGGGAGCTGGACCGAGATACCCGTCGAGACGGTTGCGGATGCGACGCATGGACTCACCAGGGTCGCCGAGACTGCGGCACCGATCCTGCTGCTCATCGGCCTGATCGCTCTCGCCGCGGCATGGGTGCTGGGCATCAGACGACGAAGGAATCCGACCTCCAGCCTCTGGACCGTTCTCACTCCGTTGCTCACCGGGATCGCCGCGCTGCTCATCGCCGCCCTCGCCGAGCTTCTGATACTGACGGCCTCGAATCCGATCCCCTACTCGGCCGCCGCAGACTCCTCATCGACGGCAACGTTCACCTTCAACGGCCGGCGGGTCGAGATCATCCACAGCACAGGGCCCGATCTGGGAGTTTGGGTCGTGTCGATGGACGGGCGACCGCTCATCGAAGACGGTGAGCCGGTCACCATCGACGCCACGACCCCCACGACGCGATACGGGGCGCAGGTGACCATCGACGCGGGCACTCCCGGGACGCACGAACTCACACTCCAAGCGTCCGGCGACGGGCGACTCGCCATCGGAGAGATCAAGGTCCTTGCCCCGCTGCGGACCAGCAACCTCGGCGTCATCCTCGGTCTGATCCTCGTGGTCGAGATCCTCGGTCTCGCCCTCTCTGCCCTATTCGGCAAGACCTTGTTCTCGAAGCTCGCAGATGCGATGACCACGAAGCGGGCGATCATCCTTGCGATCGGTGCATACGCGATCATCGCCGTGTGGGGTTTCTTCCTCGACGCCATCTTCGAGTTCTGGTTCCTCGCATGGATGGTTGCAGTGGTACAGGGCGGAAGTCAGGCCCTCAGTCGAAGCATGTACGCATCGATGTCACCCGCCTATGAGAGCGGCGAGTTCTTCGGGTTCTTCTCGGTCATGTCGAAGTTCTCTTCGATCCTCGGCCCGGTCATCTTCGCCGGTGCCGTCGCCCTCACCGGAAGCAGCCGACCCGCGGTCCTGAGCCTCGTGGTGTTCTTCATCGTCGGCATCGCAATCCTCAAAACCGTCGACGTCGACGAAGGACACAGGATCGCCGTGGAGGCCGATGCCGCGATCGAGCGGGGCACGGCGGACGCCTGA
- a CDS encoding DUF1049 domain-containing protein, with translation MTPDKDTNETSSSPQPDTEPAPSQTEPVVPEEQPAQKKVYVGAGVSWPIIFGALLIVIVAVLAALNTAAVPLDLIFWKGEVPLISIILGVAAITVIIDELAGLIFRLRRRRRLRRKDKLKKLEKGTR, from the coding sequence GTGACACCCGACAAGGACACCAACGAAACATCTTCATCGCCGCAGCCGGATACGGAACCGGCCCCATCGCAGACCGAGCCGGTCGTACCGGAGGAGCAACCGGCCCAGAAGAAGGTCTACGTCGGTGCAGGAGTGTCGTGGCCGATCATCTTCGGCGCCCTGTTGATCGTGATCGTCGCCGTCCTTGCAGCCCTCAATACGGCTGCGGTTCCTCTCGACCTGATCTTCTGGAAGGGCGAGGTTCCCCTCATTTCGATCATCCTCGGTGTCGCCGCCATCACGGTGATCATCGATGAACTGGCCGGCCTGATCTTTCGACTGCGCCGTCGCCGCCGGCTGCGTCGGAAGGACAAACTGAAGAAGCTCGAGAAGGGGACACGATGA